A single Antechinus flavipes isolate AdamAnt ecotype Samford, QLD, Australia chromosome 5, AdamAnt_v2, whole genome shotgun sequence DNA region contains:
- the GCC1 gene encoding GRIP and coiled-coil domain-containing protein 1, giving the protein MEKFGMNFGGGPSKKDLLETIETQKKQLLQYQVRLKDVVRAYKSLLKEKEALEASLKVLSASHEADDAGLTAVQLPGLPLADAADDRCSTHSEDSTGTATSLDTSASLTSTKGDPGVEEERPASGPAAPKSEEASGSESGISSSSGDVPAGGGGDMDKRIHQLKTQLATLTSSLATVTQEKSRMEASYQADKKKMKQDLEDAGRKAEEERGRLEAELKGLQEQMAETKARLITQQHDRAQEQSDHALMLRELQKLLQGERTLRQDVELQLEETREALAGQAYSADQVEGFEVQIKQLTREVEELKRELQALREEKSLPDPRLEELQEEAAHLKNHFQTQLQQEMRKTALAEEQLRQYSQMEEQRVAALENQVSEVSELLGTYEKAKQKDQLAIQKLKDRLLQLDMENKTLALAASSRSPLDSHNEETSLDVNVLKDKMEKLRRLLQIAAKKSQVSLNMEKLCEIEMLTNSDAADGEKATALYYQQELKQLKEEFERYKMRAQVVLKNKTTKDGNLAKELEESQEQLAELKEKYISLRLSCEELERQHQQEAESWKQELAQLQQVHRQELERNQLDFRDRTLKLEEELHKQRDRALAVLAEKDLELEQLRSVALCSGLQGHKASGGQGSNGDLSDSTPDSLTQALHLAASNEPTFFLYAEQLARKEVEITSLRKQKHKLEVEVHQLQDRLIVEGEQHREQVCTLQSHIEKSIRDQSREGANLEYLKNIIYRFLTLSDSLGRQQTLTAILTILHFSPEEKQVIMKLPTSSSWWPSGKR; this is encoded by the exons ATGGAGAAGTTTGGCATGAACTTCGGCGGGGGGCCTAGTAAGAAGGACCTGCTGGAGACCATCGAGACGCAGAAGAAACAGCTGCTCCAGTACCAGGTCCGGCTCAAGGACGTTGTCCGGGCCTATAAGAGCCTGCTGAAGGAGAAGGAGGCTCTGGAGGCCAGCCTCAAGGTGCTCTCCGCGTCCCACGAGGCGGATGACGCCGGCTTAACCGCTGTCCAGCTCCCCGGCCTTCCGCTGGCCGACGCTGCGGATGACCGGTGCTCCACTCACAGCGAGGACAGCACCGGCACTGCTACCAGTCTGGACACAAGCGCCAGCCTGACCAGCACCAAGGGTGATCCcggggtggaggaagagagacCGGCCAGTGGCCCGGCGGCCCCAAAGTCGGAGGAAGCCAGTGGGTCCGAGAGTGGCATTAGTTCCAGTAGTGGGGATGTGCCGGCCGGCGGAGGGGGGGACATGGACAAACGGATTCACCAACTGAAGACTCAGTTGGCCACTCTAACCAGCTCTTTGGCCACAGTGACCCAAGAGAAGTCCCGCATGGAAGCCTCCTACCAGGCTGATAAAAAGAAGATGAAGCAGGATTTGGAGGATGCCGGCAGAAAGGCGGAGGAAGAAAGGGGCCGTCTGGAGGCAGAGCTCAAGGGGCTGCAGGAGCAGATGGCGGAGACTAAAGCCAGGCTGATCACCCAGCAGCATGACCGAGCCCAGGAGCAGAGCGATCACGCCTTGATGCTGCGGGAGCTGCAGAAGTTGCTGCAGGGAGAGAGAACCTTACGGCAGGATGTGGAGCTGCAGCTGGAGGAGACCCGGGAAGCCCTGGCTGGACAGGCCTACTCCGCCGACCAGGTGGAAGGGTTCGAGGTGCAGATCAAGCAGTTGACCCGTGAAGTGGAAGAGCTGAAGCGGGAGCTGCAGGCTCTTCGAGAGGAGAAAAGCCTTCCGGATCCTCGACTGGAAGAGCTTCAGGAAGAAGCTGCTCACCTTAAGAATCATTTCCAGACCCAGCTGCAGCAGGAAATGAGGAAG ACTGCTTTGGCAGAGGAGCAGCTTCGTCAATATTCTCAGATGGAGGAACAGAGAGTAGCTGCCTTAGAGAATCAAGTCTCAGAAGTGTCTGAACTGCTGGGTACCTATGAGAAAGCTAAACAAAAGGACCAGCTGGCCATTCAAAAACTAAAAGATCGCCTTCTGCAGCTGGATATGGAGAATAAGACTCTTGCTCTTGCGGCCTCTAGTCGTTCTCCCCTGGACAGTCACAATGAGGAGACCAGCCTGGATGTCAATGTCCTAAAGGataagatggagaaactgaggagaCTGCTGCAGATTGCAGCCAAGAAGAGCCAGGTGTCTCTAAATATGGAAAAACTGTGTGAAATAGAGATGCTGACAAACTCAGATGCTGCTGATGGAGAAAAGGCCACTGCACTCTACTACCAGCAAGAGCTAAAGCAGCTCAAAGAGGAATTTGAAAGGTACAAAATGAGGGCCCAGGTTGTCCTCAAGAACAAGACAACCAAGGATGGAAACTTAGCTAAGGAACTGGAGGAAAGCCAGGAGCAGCTTGCAGAGCTAAAGGAGAAATACATTTCCCTTCGACTCTCCTGTGAAGAGCTAGAACGACAACACCAACAAGAGGCAGAGAGCTGGAAACAGGAGCTGGCTCAGTTGCAGCAGGTCCATCGGCAGGAGCTGGAGAGAAATCAGCTTGATTTCCGGGACCGGACACTGAAGCTTGAAGAAGAGCTACACAAACAGAGGGACCGTGCTCTAGCGGTACTTGCTGAAAAGGATTTGGAACTAGAGCAGCTCCGCTCTGTGGCTTTGTGTTCTGGGTTGCAGGGACATAAGGCCTCAGGGGGCCAGGGCAGTAATGGAGATCTAAGTGACTCAACTCCAGACAGTTTGACCCAAGCTCTGCACTTGGCTGCATCAAATGAGCCAACTTTCTTCTTGTATGCTGAGCAGCTGGCTCGGAAGGAAGTTGAGATAACatctttgaggaaacaaaagcataAGCTTGAGGTGGAGGTGCACCAACTTCAGGACAGGCTAATTGTGGAGGGTGAACAACACCGAGAACAAGTCTGTACTTTACAGAGCCACATTGAAAAAAGCATCAGGGACCAAAGCAGGGAGGGGGCCAATCTGGAgtacttaaaaaatataatctaCCGCTTCTTAaccctgtctgactctttgggtcGCCAGCAGACACTTACAGCTATATTGACTATCCTGCATTTCAGTCCAGAGGAGAAACAAGTGATTATGAAACTCCCAACTAGTAGTAGCTGGTGGCCTTCTGGCAAGAGATAA